The window TTTAAATTATCAAATATATTTAAACTAATAGTTGTAAATTATAAATTGAAGCTATTAAATTAAATCTTAAAGCAAATCTTTTTCTACGATTTCGATATTTTTCACTAATAATTTTAAATTTTTTAAGTATAGCAAAAACATTTTCAATAACAATTCTCATTTTTGAAATTCGCTCATTATTTTGCTTTTCTTCTTTATTTAAAGGGTTTTTCTTTGATTTTCTTTTAGGAATTAAAACATTATGATTAATTTTTTGTATGCCTTGATAACCTAAATCCACTAAAACAGTTGTTTCTGGTAAAAATTTAATTTTTGAATCTTTTAAAATTTTAAAGTCATGGTTTTTACCATAAGAAAAATCAGAACTAATAATTTTTTTACTATCTTTTTCAATTATAACTTGTGTTTTTATTGTGTGTTTTTTCTTTTTTCCTGAGTAGTGCTGTTTTTGTCTTTTTTTGGGCGTTGGATTTGGCTTTCAGTTACATCAATTATAACAGTCTTATCTTTGAAATAATCTTTTAATAGTGATTTTTGACCAGTAAGTTGTTGAAAATTAGGGTGTTTTATTAAAGTGTCTTCAATTCATTTGATATTTCTATAACAACTACTTTCACTAATATCATAACTTTTTGCAATATGAAAATAAGTTCTATATTCTCTTCAATATTCTAAAGTCATTAAAATACGATTTTCTAATGATAATTTATTGGTTCTTCCGCGACGAAATCTCTTTTTTAATTCTTCTATTTTTAAAATTTCTAGCATTTTATTAAAAGTAGTATGTTTAATACCAGTTAATCTTAAAAAATTTTTATCACTTATTTGATTATTTTTTTTAAATTTCATTTAAATTCCACCTTTTTATTAAAAACAACAATTCAATTATATTTTAAATTAATTTTGCAAGAAGTCTAATCACCTCCTTTCTCTTTAAAACATTCATCATTTATATTCAAAGTTTTTCTTAAATTTGTTAAAACCACGATTAACCTTAACACTATTGTATTTTTTCCTAATTAATTTTGAATTTCTTTGGGAATGCATCACAATGTAACTTCTTGACATTACTTTTGCCTCTATCTAAATACTGATATTGTTTTTCAAAGTAACATTAGAATAAATCACACCATAATCGCTGTTAGGAGTCAAAAAGCAATGTTTGCTATTAAAAGCCAAAGTGGTGTTTCGGTTAAATCAATTTCTTTACCACCAGTAATGTGAGCCGGAATAGTTGTAATTTGAATAAATAAATCTCAGAAAGTTTGTTTAATTTGCTCTCAATTAAATTCTTTTAAATTTACCGTCATTTTTTATTTCCCAAAAATCATTTTTATTGGTAAATACATAATTGAAATTAATGCGAAAAGAAAAGTAATGATAATAATTAATCCGGCAATAAACGCAACTTGTGCAGGCATTTTTTCTATCGGAATAAACAGTTTTAAAAATTCCATAATAATTTCTCAAAACATTATTTTTTATCCGCGTTATTTTCTTTTGAATTAGGAGCTTTAACTCATTCTTCAAAGCGAGCAATAAATACTTTTTCGTCTTTCGTGAAATTACCAGCATTATTTTTAATGGCATTTTTATATTTAATTCGCATTTTTATTTTGGCATAAATTTTATAAGCAAAATATGCCAATAACATTATGCAAATAATAGTAAATATTATTCCAATCGCAATATTCATTTTTAAACTCCTTTAAAATAGTTATAATTTGTATCTTTTTTATTGTTTTCTTTTTCGGCAATGAAAAAACCTAATAATTCTTGTCCCTTAATTAATTTGGTTTCTTTTTCTTTTTGATTAATCGAAATTACTTGATATTTACTATCTTTTATTATTCCAATGCAAATTGAATTTTCATATTTTCCTTTATAAACAAATCGCTTTGGAAACCAAATGCCGATTTGTTCATTAAATCATGGAATTTTTGGTGCTTTAATAAGCATTGCGTTTTGTGTTTCTTTTAAAAGATATTTCTTAGTATTTAAGAAAATGTTTTCAATGTTTTTCATAATAAATTACCTTTCTTATGAATAAACTAAGTTATATTAACTAAGTTTTAGTTAACTTAGTTTTTTAAACACTTATATATCGCAGATTTAAGTGTTTAACAAGCTTTGTTAGTAAATTTTGTTTTTTTAATTAGATAAAGATTTTAATAATTTTAAACTTAGTATATCCCTATATAGAAATTTCTACACTTTAATGTCCGCATCCTACCCTTGGAACTAATTTAATAGCGTGTATATTTTTAGGAAATCCACCCATTCATTTTTTTATTGCAAAACGAAACAAATTGCTATAGCTAATAGGATGTTATCTATTAACTGGTAAACTTCTTTTGGTTATGGCGACCACCCACAATTTATCGTGCTTTAATACATACCAACATTATTAACTCACTTGTATTTAATTTTCAAAGAACAAATTTTTAACATCTTATAAAATAAAAAGACAATCATTGCTGACTGTCTTAATACTTATTCAAATCTTTTCCCACCTAACAAAACTTTATGCGTCCAGAAAAACAAAAATATTTATGTAAAAATTGCCGTGCAAGTTTTGACGCTTTTCGTAATCATTTTATTTATTGAAGTCATTTAAATTATGAACAATGAAATTTATTGATTCAAATTTCATTGCTGGGGCAATCTAGTAAAACAATTTCTCGTTTTATTAAAACTACATTAAAAACTGCTTGATATAATCGTCAAAAATTAATGAAATCAAAACAATTAGAAAATACCCAATTAAAATTTAAAAAATTATCTGGTAAAATCCAAATCGATGAAACATTTATTAAAGAAATCCATAAAGGAAATTTCAAATATAAAACTGATCCACGAAGAATTCACCTTGACCCATTCGCAACTAATACTAAATGCTGTATTCAAATGGCAATTGATAATAATAACAATATTTATGTTAAATCCACAAACACCAAACGTTTACAAAAACAATGAGTTATTGAAAATATGAACAAAGAATTAATTAACGAAAATTCAATTATTACTTCTGATATGCAAAAATTATATTTTTTAGTAGCAAAACAAACAAATTCTACTTTATGTGTAACTAAAACAACAATTAATCCTGAAGCTAGTTATCGTAACTTAAATAAAATCAGTAAATTACAATCTAGTCTTAAAGAAGCCTTAATTCATTATCATGGTTTAGGTTTTACTAATATTCAAAATTATTTAAATCTCTGAAAATGAAAATACCAACATAAGGGTTTAACTCCAAACCAACAAACAGCGGTATTATATTTTAATGTATAAAAAAGTTAAAGTAAAAATAGTAATTTTACATAAAAGCCTTTTAAAATTATCAAGTTGATGATTTTTTTTATTTTATCAAGAGTTTTCGACAAAATTAAAATAATTGTCATAAAACATATATGATAGATTATGATATAATTTATAAGGTAATTATTAAAATTTATAAAAGTAGAGGTTTAATATGTGAGTAAACAAAATATTTTATTAATCTTTGAGATTATTCTTTTAATTATTGGTTTTGCAATGATTGTTATTGGACTATTACAGCCAAAGAAAACGCAAGCAGGATTAGGAGCATTAAGTGGTGGTAATCAAGAGCTTTTTGCACAAACTAAAGAGCGAGGACTTTCACGAACTTTGTCATTAATGATGTTAGGTTGTGGATCTTGTTTATTTGTTCTTTCAATGATTATTAGAATTTTAGAAAATTTTTTATAATTTTTATTTAAACTATTAGTTTTTGAAAGTGCTAATAGTTTAATGACTGATGGAGAGTATATGAAGCAAAAAATTTTAAATATTTTAAAAAATGAAAAACGAACCCTTTCAAAGTTAGAAATTAGTAATTATCTTGAAATTACTAATAAAGAACAATATGAATTAATGGTGTTGGAACTTAAGGAATTAATAATTAATGATGTTTTAAAAGTTAATAGTGATAATAAATATTCCTTAAATTTACAAAATCAATTACTTACTGGTATTATTCAACTGCATTCTAAGGGTTTTGGTTTTATTAAAACTAAGGATAATCAAGAGTATTTTGTTAAATCACAAGACTTAAATGGCTGTTTAGATATGGATGAAGTTTTATTTGCTACTAAAAATATTAAGCAAAATGATGCCCGACACTTTGAGGCTCGAGTAATTGAAGTATTAAAAAGGCTTTTAACGACTGTTGTTGCTACTGTTTGTTTTAATGAAGCAAATAAAACAAAATTTTTAAAAATTAATAATATTAAATTGCAACATTTAGTTCTTGTAGTTACTAATTTAAATATTGCAATTGTTGATACGATTGTTATTGCTAAAATAGTGTCTGTTAGTAAAAATCAATTGGTATCATTAGAAATTCAGGATATTATTGGTAATATTAATACCCCGGGAATTGATGTCATCGCTGTTGTTCACGAGTTTTTTGTTAAGACAAAATTTGATGATGCGACATTAAATGAAGTAAAAAAAATTTCTCCGTTGGTAATGGCTGAAGAATTAATTGGTCGGAGAGATTTACAAAATAATTTATTTATTACTATTGATGGTAGTGATGCTAAAGATTTAGATGATGCTATTAGTGTTGTTAAGTTGGATAATGGAAATTATAAATTATTTGTTGCGATTGCTGATGTGGCACAGTATGTTACTGAGAATAGTGCTTTAGATAAAGAAGCTTTTATTCGTGGGACTTCTGTTTATTTAGTTGATCGTGTTATTGCGATGTTACCACCACAATTATCAAATGGTATTTGTTCTTTAAATGAAAATGAGATGCGGTTAACGATAGTTTGTGAAATGGAAATTAATTCTGTTGGTGGAACTATTAGTAATGAAATATATCCAGCAGTTATTAAAACTAAGCGAAGAATGTCGTATGATGAAGTAAATTTAGCTTTTAGTAATCAAAATTCAGATTTTATTAAAACTCATCCTGAAATTTATCAAATGCTTTTAATTGGTCGTGATTTACATCATATTTTAAGAAAATATAAAGAGCAAGCTGGGGTTATTGATTTTAATTTAAATGAAGCTAAATTAATTTTTAATCAAAATGGCAAAATTAGTGATATTACTTTGAGAAATCGGGCAACAGCAGAAATGTTAATTGAAGATTTTATGATTCGTGCTAATGAAACTGTTGCTAGCACTATTTATTGAATGAATTTGCCATTTATTTATCGCATTCATGATAAACCAAAAATTAAAAAATTAAGAGAAGTGTATAATGTATTAAAAATAATGGGTTATAACATTAAGGGTAAAGTTGAGAATGTTTATGCTAAAGATTTACAATTAACTTTGGAAAATATTAAAGATAAACCTTGATTTCAAGTTGTTGCTACTTTGTTTTTACGAAGTATGGAAAAAGCGCGTTATGATATTAATAATATTGGGCATTTTGGTTTAGCAAGTGACTGTTATACTCATTTTACATCACCAATTCGTCGTTATCCAGATTTAGTTGTTCATCGGATGCTAAGAAAATATCTTTTTGAAAAACAAATTAATAATGTTATTGTTGATAAGTATACAGCGGTTTTACAAAATCAAGCTGAACAGTCTAGTATTTCTGAGTTGAAAGCATTAGAATGTGAAAGAGCAGTAGAACAAATGAAAAAAGCTGAGTATATGGAAACACAAATTGGAAAAAGATTTTTGGGAATTGTTAGTTCAGTTACTAATTTTGGGATTTTTGTAGAATTAGAAAATACTATTGAAGGATTGGTTCGTGTTAGTGATATGCGAAATGATTATTATAACTATAATGAAAAAACAATGCGCTTAGTTGGTGAAAGAACAAGAAAAGAATATTATCTTGGACAAATTGTTAATATTGAGGTTAAGCACGCTAGTAAGTTAGAAAGAAAAATTGATTTTATCCTTAAAGATCCTAAAAATGGTAATGGTAGGGTTAAACAATGAAAATAATTGCTTCAAATCGTAAAGCACGATTTAATTATGAATTAATAGATAGTTATGAAGCTGGCATTGAATTACAAGGTTCTGAGGTTAAATCTTTAAGGGAATCTAATGTATCATTACAAGAAAGTTATGTTTTGATTAGAAATCAAGAAGCCCTAATTTTAAATTTACATATTAGTACTTATGCTTATGCATCAAGTGCTAAACCGGATCCTAATCGTTCAAGAAAGTTATTATTGCATAAAAAACAGATTTTAAAGTTGGAAGCGAAAATGAAATTGCAAAATTTACAATTAGTTCCTACTAAAATATATTTTAATAGTAAGGGTTTAGTTAAAATTGAAATTGCGTTAGCAAAAGCTAAGAAACTTTATGATAAAAGAGAGACTATTAAAAAACGCGATATGGAACGAAAAATTCAAAAGATTTCATAAATTTGATATAATATACTTATGGGGGTGCACTGGATTCGACAGAAATAACAAACAATTAACTGCAGTGGTGTGGTAAACCTTATCTACTTCGAGGTGTTATAACCGGAAATAAAAAAGAACATCAAGCTATTCCAACATATATGTTAAATCATAACTTTGTTGGGGCAACATTAGTTGCTTAATTCAACCTTTTAAAGGATATAATAAATAGCACATTATTTTAGTTATCTAGGCTAGTTTAATGTTGATACTTGATAAACTAGATATTGTGATGTTAATAAGCAATGTTGAAATTCTATTAACTAGTTAGAGATATTACTTGTTTATTCATATTTTTCTTTAATGAACTTTTCTTGAATAAAATAAACTGTAGATGTTAATTGGGACTTATTTTTGGACGTGGGTTCAATTCCCACCATCTCCACCATAAATGTAAATATAAATAAAAAGTAAACTTATTGTTTACTTTTTATTTTATTGTTAAATAACAAGGACGCATAAAGTTTTGTTAGGTGGGAAAAGATTTGAATAAGTATTAAGACAGTCAGCAATGATTGTCTTTTTATTTTATAAGATGTTAAAAATTTGTTCTTTGAAAATTAAATACAAGTGAATTAATAATGTTGGTATGTATTAAAGCACGATAAATTGTGGGTGGTCGCCATAACCAAAAGAAGTTTACCAGTTAATAGATAACATCCTATTAACTATA is drawn from Spiroplasma endosymbiont of Clivina fossor and contains these coding sequences:
- a CDS encoding transposase family protein; this encodes MKTQVIIEKDSKKIISSDFSYGKNHDFKILKDSKIKFLPETTVLVDLGYQGIQKINHNVLIPKRKSKKNPLNKEEKQNNERISKMRIVIENVFAILKKFKIISEKYRNRRKRFALRFNLIASIYNLQLLV
- a CDS encoding transposase family protein → MKFKKNNQISDKNFLRLTGIKHTTFNKMLEILKIEELKKRFRRGRTNKLSLENRILMTLEYWREYRTYFHIAKSYDISESSCYRNIKWIEDTLIKHPNFQQLTGQKSLLKDYFKDKTVIIDVTESQIQRPKKDKNSTTQEKRKNTQ
- a CDS encoding transposase, encoding MRPEKQKYLCKNCRASFDAFRNHFIYWSHLNYEQWNLLIQISLLGQSSKTISRFIKTTLKTAWYNRQKLMKSKQLENTQLKFKKLSGKIQIDETFIKEIHKGNFKYKTDPRRIHLDPFATNTKCCIQMAIDNNNNIYVKSTNTKRLQKQWVIENMNKELINENSIITSDMQKLYFLVAKQTNSTLCVTKTTINPEASYRNLNKISKLQSSLKEALIHYHGLGFTNIQNYLNLWKWKYQHKGLTPNQQTAVLYFNV
- the secG gene encoding preprotein translocase subunit SecG, with the protein product MSKQNILLIFEIILLIIGFAMIVIGLLQPKKTQAGLGALSGGNQELFAQTKERGLSRTLSLMMLGCGSCLFVLSMIIRILENFL
- the rnr gene encoding ribonuclease R, producing MKQKILNILKNEKRTLSKLEISNYLEITNKEQYELMVLELKELIINDVLKVNSDNKYSLNLQNQLLTGIIQLHSKGFGFIKTKDNQEYFVKSQDLNGCLDMDEVLFATKNIKQNDARHFEARVIEVLKRLLTTVVATVCFNEANKTKFLKINNIKLQHLVLVVTNLNIAIVDTIVIAKIVSVSKNQLVSLEIQDIIGNINTPGIDVIAVVHEFFVKTKFDDATLNEVKKISPLVMAEELIGRRDLQNNLFITIDGSDAKDLDDAISVVKLDNGNYKLFVAIADVAQYVTENSALDKEAFIRGTSVYLVDRVIAMLPPQLSNGICSLNENEMRLTIVCEMEINSVGGTISNEIYPAVIKTKRRMSYDEVNLAFSNQNSDFIKTHPEIYQMLLIGRDLHHILRKYKEQAGVIDFNLNEAKLIFNQNGKISDITLRNRATAEMLIEDFMIRANETVASTIYWMNLPFIYRIHDKPKIKKLREVYNVLKIMGYNIKGKVENVYAKDLQLTLENIKDKPWFQVVATLFLRSMEKARYDINNIGHFGLASDCYTHFTSPIRRYPDLVVHRMLRKYLFEKQINNVIVDKYTAVLQNQAEQSSISELKALECERAVEQMKKAEYMETQIGKRFLGIVSSVTNFGIFVELENTIEGLVRVSDMRNDYYNYNEKTMRLVGERTRKEYYLGQIVNIEVKHASKLERKIDFILKDPKNGNGRVKQWK
- the smpB gene encoding SsrA-binding protein SmpB → MKIIASNRKARFNYELIDSYEAGIELQGSEVKSLRESNVSLQESYVLIRNQEALILNLHISTYAYASSAKPDPNRSRKLLLHKKQILKLEAKMKLQNLQLVPTKIYFNSKGLVKIEIALAKAKKLYDKRETIKKRDMERKIQKIS